The Scyliorhinus canicula chromosome 11, sScyCan1.1, whole genome shotgun sequence genome contains a region encoding:
- the dhtkd1 gene encoding probable 2-oxoglutarate dehydrogenase E1 component DHKTD1, mitochondrial: MLAFLSHSVLAGRAAMEGGWRLSLRRLYRSQRGVYGYKPARSDSPALIREQEPTQVDHGLVRLVTAYREHGHKAAKINPLNQDVIEMIPEIQVLTEALQGHDLFRTKGVLNFRKEEATLEEVLAYLEQTYSGHISVEIGQLETMVEREWFAQRFEQAKQETLTPEEKRHLAKLMLESQEFDRFLATKFSTVKRYGGEGAESMMGFFHELFRMAAFNGLTDVVLGIPHRGRLNLLTGLLQFPPELMFRKMRGLSEFPDNSPSIGDVLSHLTSSVDLDFGCDRPLHVTMLPNPSHLEAINPVAVGKTRGRQQSRQDGDYSPSSTAQPGDKAVCVQVHGDASFPGQGVVAETFTLANLPHYRIGGSIHLIVNNQLGYTTPTDRAKSSLYNSDIGKMVHCAVIHVNGDDAEEVIRATRLAVDYQRRFRKDVIVDLLCYRQWGHNELDDPTFTNPTMYKIIRSRKSIPDLYSEQLVEDGLLTEQEVSTIKTSYYSKLNDHLTNATLFCPMAPNLQAHWSGLVEPMGRISTWDTGMPIDLLKYVGAKSVEVPQEITMHNHLMKTHVQARLQKLEEGTKLDWSTAEALAIGTLLCQDFNVRLSGQDVGRGTFSQRHAMVVCQDTSDTCIPLNRINPEQKGFFEVCNSPLSEEAVLGFEYGMSIESPKLLPIWEAQFGDFFNGAQIIFDTFISGGEAKWLLQSGMVILLPHGYDGAGPEHSSCRLERFLQMCDSKEEGVDGDNVNMFVVHPTTPAQYFHLLRRQMIRNFRKPLIVASPKMLLRLPAAVSSLDEMAPGTTFKPVIGDSSVDSKTVTRVVVCSGKHYYTLVKHRESLGETGRNTALIRVEELCPFPLEALQQQMDKYKNAKDFIWSQEEPQNMGPWFYVSPRFEKQLACKLKLVSRPSLPAPAVAIGTLHQEQNQDILARTFS, encoded by the exons TTGACCATGGTTTAGTACGGCTAGTGACTGCATATCGTGAACATGGCCACAAAGCGGCTAAAATCAACCCATTGAATCAAGATGTGATTGAGATGATTCCTGAAATCCAGGTTTTAACTGAAGCACTTCAAGGTCACGACCTGTTCCGCACCAAAG GAGTGTTGAACTTCAGGAAGGAGGAAGCCACCTTGGAAGAGGTGTTGGCCTACTTGGAGCAGACGTACTCCGGACACATATCTGTTGAGATCGGCCAACTGGAGACCATGGTGGAGAGGGAATGGTTTGCTCAGAGATTTGAGCAAGCAAAGCAAGAAACGTTAACCCCAGAAGAGAAAAGACATTTAGCAAAGCTGATGTTGGAGTCTCAG GAATTTGATCGCTTCTTGGCCACTAAGTTTTCCACCGTAAAACGTTACGGTGGTGAGGGCGCAGAAAGCATGATGGGATTCTTCCATGAACTGTTCCGAATGGCAGCATTCAATGGTTTGACTGACGTGGTACTGGGAATTCCTCACCGAGGCCGTCTCAACCTATTGACTGGACTCCTGCAATTTCCTCCTGAG TTGATGTTCCGTAAAATGCGTGGGCTGAGCGAGTTCCCCGACAATTCCCCGAGCATTGGAGACGTCCTATCTCATCTTACGTCCTCCGTGGACCTGGACTTTGGTTGTGACAGGCCACTGCATGTCACGATGCTGCCCAACCCTTCCCACCTGGAGGCCATTAACCCAGTTGCTGTAGGGAAAACACGCGGAAGGCAACAGTCTCGGCAGGATGGGGATTATTCACCGAGCAGCACGGCACAGCCAGGGGACAAAGCTGTTTGTGTGCAG GTACACGGTGATGCTTCTTTCCCAGGACAAGGTGTTGTTGCTGAAACCTTCACCCTCGCGAATCTCCCCCACTACAGGATCGGTGGAAGTATTCACCTGATAGTCAACAATCAGCTGGGCTACACCACCCCGACTGACAGAGCCAAATCCTCACTATACAACAGTGATATTG GTAAGATGGTTCATTGTGCAGTGATTCACGTGAATGGTGATGATGCGGAAGAAGTGATCCGAGCCACAAGGCTGGCTGTTGACTATCAGCGGCGTTTCAGAAAGGATGTCATCGTAGACTTGCTCTGCTACAGGCAGTGGGGCCATAACGAACTGGATGACCCGACCTTCACAAATCCCACCATGTACAAAATCATCAG ATCTCGTAAAAGTATTCCGGACTTGTACTCCGAGCAATTAGTAGAGGATGGCCTCTTGACTGAGCAAGAAGTTTCCACCATTAAGACCTCTTATTATTCTAAATTAAACGACCATTTAACAAATGCGACTTTGTTTTGCCCAATGGCTCCAAATCTCCAGGCCCACTGGAGTGGCTTAGTGGAGCCTATGGGCAGGATCAGTACATGGGACACTGGAATGCCCATTGACCTGCTGAAGTATGTGGGCGCCAAGTCTGTGGAGGTTCCTCAGGAAATAACCATGCACAATCATCTGATGAAGACACACGTACAG GCTAGATTGCAAAAACTGGAGGAGGGCACAAAGTTGGACTGGTCTACAGCAGAAGCTCTGGCTATTGGAACTTTACTTTGTCAAG ATTTTAACGTGCGCCTAAGTGGGCAGGATGTTGGCCGGGGCACCTTCAGTCAACGACATGCAATGGTCGTATGCCAGGACACAAGTGACACTTGCATCCCTCTCAACCGTATAAATCCAGAGCAAAAAGGATTTTTTGAG GTCTGCAACAGTCCATTGTCTGAAGAGGCAGTGCTGGGCTTTGAGTACGGAATGAGTATTGAAAGCCCGAAGCTGCTCCCAATATGGGAAGCCCAATTTGGGGACTTTTTCAACGGTGCTCAAATTATATTTGATACGTTTATCTCTGGAG GTGAGGCAAAGTGGCTGCTACAGAGTGGAATGGTTATTCTCCTACCACATGGCTATGATGGTGCAGGCCCCGAACACTCCTCCTGTCGTTTAGAGCGTTTCCTGCAG ATGTGTGACAGCAAGGAAGAAGGAGTTGATGGAGATAATGTAAAcatgtttgttgtacacccgacTACACCAGCACAGTACTTTCACCTACTACGCCGGCAGATGATTAGAAACTTCCGGAAACCCTTGATTGTAGCCTCTCCAAAAATGCTGCTGCGTCTCCCA GCTGCAGTCTCCAGCTTGGATGAGATGGCCCCAGGAACCACTTTTAAACCAGTCATCGGGGACTCTTCGGTGGATTCTAAAAC TGTGACTCGAGTGGTGGTGTGTTCTGGGAAGCACTATTACACTCTGGTTAAACACAGAGAATCTCTCGGTGAAACTGGGCGGAATACAGCACTCATCAGGGTGGAAGAGCTCTGCCCTTTCCCACTGGAAGCACTTCAGCAACAAATGGATAAATATAAAAATGCAAAAG ACTTTATATGGAGTCAAGAGGAACCACAGAACATGGGCCCGTGGTTTTATGTATCCCCCAGGTTTGAAAAACAGTTAGCATGCAAG TTGAAATTGGTCAGCAGACCAtctcttccagcacctgcagttgcAATCGGGACTTTGCATCAGGAACAAAACCAAGACATTCTC